One Malus domestica chromosome 11, GDT2T_hap1 genomic region harbors:
- the LOC103447887 gene encoding protein S40-4-like — MATSKSYYARPNYRYLSGDHHHHHQTLASDFELDESDIYNFGRSNSPEYRKPIPSSRGVSAAKNRRGDSGHRSDMTGGKAASLPVGIPDWSKILRGEYRENRRCDDDEADGDNDVEGGVRIPPHEFLARQMARTRIASFSVHEGVGRTLKGRDLSRVRNAIWEKTGFED, encoded by the coding sequence GCTACTACGCTAGGCCGAACTACCGTTACCTCTCCGgcgaccaccaccaccaccaccaaacccTAGCGTCCGATTTCGAACTCGACGAGTCGGACATCTACAACTTCGGCCGGTCCAACTCGCCTGAGTACCGCAAACCGATCCCGAGCTCCCGCGGCGTCTCGGCCGCGAAGAACCGGCGGGGAGATTCCGGACACCGCTCGGACATGACCGGCGGCAAGGCGGCGTCGTTGCCAGTCGGCATTCCGGACTGGTCCAAGATCTTGAGAGGTGAGTACCGGGAGAACCGGAGGTGCGACGACGACGAGGCGGACGGCGATAACGACGTGGAGGGAGGCGTGCGGATCCCGCCGCACGAGTTCCTGGCGAGGCAGATGGCGAGAACGAGAATCGCGTCGTTCTCGGTGCACGAAGGCGTCGGGAGGACGTTGAAAGGGAGGGATCTCAGTCGGGTCCGAAATGCAATTTGGGAAAAAACTGGGTTCGAagattaa